A region of Moorena producens PAL-8-15-08-1 DNA encodes the following proteins:
- a CDS encoding mechanosensitive ion channel, which produces MNGTWEGIFQIVGVGVQPSAHLVLAQTGVPALDQVLADGGTTLLNVVKAIAILVIGLILAKIAAGITKAVLNRTNIDNNIAQWATGGQAGSPPAPVEEWLSGAVFWIIIVFTVVAVLETLKLDTVSGPLNSFLDTILGFLPSVFGAAILLGLAWLLGTIVKMIVVRMLNALNLDQRLGEQVGDGRSSQFSLAQTIGNSLYYLIFLLFLPSVLETLGLQGTLDPVLSMLGEIWGIVPNIGAAIAIGAIGWFIAQLVQRLVTSFLTAAGANQIGERFGLSTSGSRSLAGIIGTIVYVLILIPVATAALNALQIQAISGPSIAMLSQVTNTIPKLFAAAGILAVFYVIGQFVSDLATNVLTDLGFNNLFSWLGFSVSAPSTTDQTAESETPQNPLTSRTPSELAGLLVLIGIMIAGIVAATDVLQIPALTDIVGGVGFIGARVLSGLVVLAIGLFLANFAFNLITGSGARQSNILAQVARIAIIAFSLALGLQQMGIAPDIVNLAFGLLLGAIAVAIALAFGLGGRDVAGEQVREWLDSFKK; this is translated from the coding sequence ATGAATGGAACTTGGGAAGGTATCTTCCAAATTGTAGGAGTGGGTGTGCAGCCATCGGCACACCTGGTTTTAGCCCAGACAGGAGTTCCCGCATTAGACCAAGTTTTGGCAGATGGGGGAACCACCTTACTGAATGTGGTTAAAGCGATCGCAATCTTAGTCATTGGTCTGATCCTTGCTAAGATTGCTGCTGGTATTACCAAAGCAGTACTGAATCGCACCAATATTGACAACAACATTGCTCAGTGGGCTACTGGCGGCCAGGCAGGAAGCCCACCTGCTCCAGTTGAGGAATGGTTATCCGGGGCGGTTTTCTGGATTATCATCGTTTTCACCGTAGTGGCGGTTCTAGAAACCCTCAAGCTAGATACGGTTTCCGGACCGCTGAATAGTTTTCTAGACACCATCCTTGGCTTCCTCCCCAGTGTCTTTGGTGCGGCGATTCTCTTGGGCCTTGCCTGGTTACTGGGAACTATCGTCAAGATGATAGTAGTCAGGATGCTCAATGCATTGAATCTCGATCAGCGCTTGGGTGAGCAAGTCGGGGATGGTCGCAGTAGTCAGTTCTCTCTGGCTCAAACCATTGGCAATTCCCTGTACTACTTAATCTTCCTACTGTTTCTGCCATCGGTCTTAGAGACCCTAGGCTTACAGGGAACTCTCGATCCAGTACTAAGTATGCTGGGTGAGATTTGGGGGATTGTACCGAATATTGGCGCAGCCATAGCAATTGGTGCTATTGGTTGGTTTATTGCTCAACTTGTGCAACGTCTTGTCACTAGTTTTTTGACAGCAGCAGGTGCGAATCAGATCGGGGAGCGGTTTGGACTGAGTACCTCTGGTAGCCGCTCCCTAGCCGGGATTATCGGTACGATTGTCTATGTACTGATTTTGATTCCCGTTGCTACCGCTGCCCTGAATGCCTTGCAGATCCAGGCCATCTCTGGCCCTTCGATCGCAATGTTAAGCCAGGTGACTAATACCATCCCCAAACTCTTTGCTGCGGCTGGTATTCTGGCAGTTTTCTACGTTATTGGACAGTTTGTTAGTGATCTGGCCACCAACGTCCTGACAGACCTTGGCTTCAACAATCTATTCAGCTGGCTAGGTTTTTCTGTCAGCGCTCCTAGCACCACTGATCAAACAGCAGAATCAGAGACACCACAGAACCCACTTACCAGTCGCACCCCTTCTGAGCTAGCGGGACTGCTTGTACTGATCGGTATCATGATCGCTGGTATTGTGGCAGCAACGGATGTGTTACAGATTCCCGCCTTAACTGACATTGTTGGTGGGGTCGGTTTCATTGGTGCTCGGGTGCTGTCCGGGTTAGTAGTCCTTGCTATCGGTCTGTTCCTAGCTAATTTTGCCTTCAACTTGATTACTGGCTCTGGCGCTCGCCAATCCAATATCCTGGCACAAGTAGCTAGGATTGCGATTATTGCCTTTTCTTTAGCTCTAGGTCTACAACAAATGGGCATTGCCCCTGATATTGTGAACTTAGCCTTTGGTTTGCTCTTAGGCGCAATCGCGGTTGCGATCGCATTAGCCTTCGGTCTCGGAGGTCGCGATGTCGCTGGTGAGCAAGTCAGAGAATGGCTAGATTCTTTCAAAAAGTAA
- a CDS encoding GTP-binding protein: MTEFWPESDSVNSLDLDQDLDSAISGFEQIQAELNYKHAQDSLKDLVANLDLSRREKAGLDAQIQDLGNLLQKLENTCIQIAAFGMVGRGKSSVLNALVGQPVFETGALHGVTQNAQTAHWQPHSQTHSQTPSQETHTPTHSQHDILQVALPSIGNSQIQLIDTPGIDEVDGETREALALEVAKQADLLLFIIAGDMTKVEYQALSTLRASGKPMLLVFNKIDQYPDADRMAIYRKIRDERVKQLLSPAEIVMVAASPLVSVAVRSPNGSIQVKRRRGKPQIEDLKLKILEILHREGKSLVALNTMLYADELNENLVNRKMKIRDDSANQIIWKAVITKAFVIALNPVTVVDILTATVVDVVMILTLSRLYGIAMTEQGAIQLLQKIAMSMGGIGASELLANLGLSSLKSILGISAPVTGGVSLAPYMSVAITQASVAGVSGYGIGQITKTYLANGASWGEDGPKAVVRRILSSLDETSILHRIKGELRARLTKVEG, encoded by the coding sequence TTGACCGAATTCTGGCCTGAGTCTGACTCTGTTAACTCTCTAGATCTTGATCAGGATTTAGATAGCGCAATTTCAGGTTTTGAGCAAATCCAGGCAGAACTGAACTACAAACACGCACAAGACTCCCTCAAGGATCTGGTAGCTAATCTTGACCTATCCCGTAGAGAAAAAGCGGGTTTAGATGCTCAAATTCAAGACTTGGGCAATCTGCTTCAGAAGCTAGAAAATACCTGTATCCAAATTGCTGCCTTTGGCATGGTGGGACGAGGTAAATCCTCTGTACTCAATGCCTTAGTTGGTCAACCTGTATTTGAAACTGGTGCCCTACATGGGGTGACCCAGAATGCTCAAACTGCCCATTGGCAGCCCCATAGTCAAACCCATAGTCAAACCCCTAGTCAAGAAACCCATACTCCAACCCATAGCCAACACGATATTCTACAGGTTGCCCTACCCAGTATTGGTAATTCCCAAATTCAGCTAATCGATACCCCAGGGATTGATGAAGTAGATGGGGAAACTCGGGAAGCCTTAGCCCTAGAGGTAGCTAAACAGGCAGATTTACTGCTGTTTATTATTGCTGGTGATATGACTAAGGTAGAGTACCAAGCTCTATCTACGTTAAGAGCTAGTGGTAAACCGATGTTACTGGTGTTCAATAAGATTGACCAATATCCCGATGCTGATCGCATGGCAATTTACAGAAAAATTCGGGATGAACGGGTCAAGCAGTTGCTTTCACCAGCAGAAATTGTGATGGTTGCTGCTTCACCTTTGGTATCTGTAGCAGTGCGATCGCCTAATGGCAGCATTCAGGTCAAGCGCCGCCGAGGGAAACCCCAAATTGAAGATTTGAAACTAAAAATTCTGGAGATTTTACATCGGGAAGGGAAATCCCTTGTTGCTCTTAACACCATGCTTTACGCCGATGAGTTGAATGAAAACTTGGTCAACCGAAAAATGAAGATTCGGGATGACAGTGCTAATCAAATTATCTGGAAAGCAGTGATAACTAAAGCATTTGTGATTGCTCTCAATCCAGTTACTGTTGTGGATATCCTCACCGCTACTGTAGTTGATGTGGTAATGATTCTTACGTTATCCCGTCTCTATGGTATTGCTATGACTGAGCAGGGAGCTATTCAATTATTACAAAAAATTGCTATGAGTATGGGAGGTATTGGTGCTAGTGAACTCTTGGCTAACTTGGGATTGAGTAGCTTAAAAAGTATTTTAGGAATTTCTGCCCCTGTCACCGGTGGGGTTTCCCTAGCGCCATATATGTCGGTTGCCATCACCCAAGCTAGTGTTGCTGGAGTTTCTGGTTATGGTATTGGACAAATTACCAAAACCTATTTAGCCAATGGCGCATCCTGGGGAGAAGATGGACCAAAAGCCGTTGTTAGACGAATTCTCTCCTCTTTAGACGAAACCTCAATTCTCCATCGCATTAAAGGAGAATTGAGGGCAAGATTAACAAAAGTTGAAGGTTGA
- a CDS encoding P-loop NTPase fold protein: protein MVLDLPRFYKACNPSKPLSMGDVNDRKYYIDFSPVRGNKIIESLKRTITLISPDEPTCQLFTGHIGCGKSTELLRLKAELEQQKFHVVYFESSQDLDMADVDLSDILLSIAGQVSESLEKIKINIKPGYFVNLFTEITDFLRTPIELGAEAELSVGIGKITAKTKESPKLRRRLREYLEPRTSGILDSINEELLKPATTTLKKKGKAGLVVIVDNLDRVDIRPLPSGRSQPEYLFIDRGEQLRRLNCHIVYTIPLALTFSNECETLKNRLGGGLTPKILPMVPVKLRTGQEFPDGMALLREMVLVRAFPNQTTEEQFALLPEVFDNIDTLNRLCRISGGHVRNLLGLLFDCLRQENPPIPSECLENVILERRDYLISSITDEEWELLFQVVQQQKVRGDTEYQTLLRSMFVFEYRDRDGNWFGINPALEEAPQFKSWLKQNHQQTLPNTTIVH, encoded by the coding sequence ATGGTACTAGATCTGCCAAGATTCTACAAAGCTTGTAATCCCAGCAAGCCCCTGAGCATGGGAGATGTCAATGATAGAAAATACTATATTGATTTTTCACCAGTCAGAGGAAATAAAATTATTGAGTCCCTCAAGCGAACCATCACCCTAATTTCCCCAGATGAGCCGACTTGTCAGCTGTTTACAGGGCATATTGGCTGTGGTAAATCTACAGAATTACTTAGACTAAAAGCTGAGTTAGAGCAACAGAAATTTCATGTGGTTTATTTTGAGTCGTCTCAAGATTTAGACATGGCTGATGTTGATCTAAGCGATATTTTGCTGAGTATAGCTGGTCAAGTCAGTGAAAGTCTGGAGAAAATTAAAATTAATATAAAACCAGGCTATTTTGTCAATCTTTTTACAGAAATTACCGATTTTTTGCGCACACCAATTGAATTGGGTGCTGAAGCAGAATTGTCGGTAGGCATTGGCAAAATAACGGCTAAAACTAAAGAAAGTCCTAAACTGCGGCGTCGATTGCGGGAATACCTCGAACCTCGCACTAGTGGAATCTTAGACTCGATTAATGAAGAACTACTAAAACCTGCTACCACTACCCTGAAGAAAAAGGGCAAAGCGGGACTAGTGGTGATTGTGGATAATCTGGATCGGGTGGATATTCGCCCCTTACCCTCTGGGCGATCGCAACCAGAATATTTATTCATTGACCGGGGTGAACAGTTACGCCGACTCAATTGCCATATTGTTTACACAATTCCCTTGGCGTTAACTTTCTCCAATGAGTGCGAAACCCTGAAGAATCGCTTAGGTGGTGGACTTACTCCTAAAATCTTACCGATGGTGCCAGTTAAACTGCGCACAGGTCAGGAGTTTCCCGATGGCATGGCACTGCTACGAGAAATGGTACTGGTTAGAGCTTTCCCTAATCAAACTACTGAGGAACAATTTGCTTTGCTCCCGGAGGTATTTGATAATATAGATACTTTAAACCGCCTGTGCCGAATTAGTGGTGGTCATGTGCGCAACTTGCTAGGATTGTTGTTTGATTGTCTCAGGCAAGAAAACCCACCGATTCCGAGCGAGTGTTTAGAAAATGTGATTCTCGAACGTCGGGATTATCTGATCTCATCAATTACTGATGAGGAGTGGGAATTACTTTTCCAGGTGGTGCAACAGCAAAAAGTCAGGGGTGATACGGAATACCAAACCCTATTGCGCAGTATGTTTGTCTTTGAATACCGCGATCGCGATGGAAATTGGTTTGGTATAAATCCAGCATTAGAAGAGGCACCGCAGTTTAAGTCATGGTTGAAACAAAATCACCAGCAGACGCTGCCCAATACAACGATAGTACATTAA